A window of Aquibium oceanicum genomic DNA:
CATGGACGTCTTCGGTGACGATCAGAATGCGCAGGGCGAGCATCCCGTCCTCCGCCGGGTCGCTCTCAACGGGAACGAAACTGCCAAACCAAAGAAAACCACAGGGGAATCGTCATGAACAAGACTACAAGAATGCTCTCGGCAGCGCTCCTCGCCGCGACCTTTCTCACACCCGCGATGATCGCGCAGGCTTCGGCCCAGTCCGTCCTGCGTCTCGATGAAGTTGCAGTCGGAGAGCTCGATCCCGGGAAGGCGACGGACTACGCCGACTCGATCCTGATGTTCAACGTCTACGACACGCTGGTCCTGCCGATACAGGGCGGCCCGGGCTATGCGCCGCATCTGGCCGAAAGCTGGGAGGCTGAGGGCTCGGATTTCGTCTTCAAACTGCGCGAGGACGTGAAATTCCAGAGCGGCAACCCGCTGACCGCCGAGGACGTCGTCTTCTCCTTCGACCGCATGAAGGAACTCGGACAGGGGCTGTCATTCGTCTTCGACAAGGTCGAAAGCGCAGAAGCGGTCGACGAACACACCGTCCGTTTCAATCTGACCGAAGCCTATTCGCCCTTCATCGCCTCGCTCGTGCGGCTGCCGATCATCGACAAGAAGTTGGTGATGGAGAACCTCGGCGAAGGCGAGGGGGAGATGAAGGACTGGGGTCAGGCCTATCTTTCCGGCAACAGCGCGGGAACAGGCGCTTACGCGGTCGTTTCGCACAACCCGCAGCAGGAAACGGTCATGGAGAAGAACCCGGACTATTTCCTGGGCGTTCCTGACGTCGCTCCGGACCAGGTTCGTCTGCGCTATGGCCTCGAGGCCGCGACGGTACGGACGCTCATCGCCCAGGGCGAGCACGACATCTCCTCGCAGTGGCTGCCGCCGGAGGTGCTGAAGTCGCTCGCCGCGGACGGCGCGCAGATCCTGACCGAGACCGGCGGCGGCGCCTTCTACGTCAAGATGAACACCCAGAAGCCGCCGCTCGACGACGTCAACTGCCGCATGGCGCTGGCGAAAGCCTACGACTACGCCGCCGGGATCACCATGGTGGCAGTCACCGACGACGTCGCGCAGGGAAGCCCGTCCACCGGCGCGGTTCCGGTCGGCATGTTCGGCGCCAACCCGGCCGAAGACGTGCTGAAGCGCGATCTCGAAGCCGCGAAGCAGCGCCTCGCGGACTGCAAGTACAGCCCGGAGGACTTCACGCTCGAACTGTCGTGGATCGGCGAAGTGCCGATCGAGGAGCGCTTCGCATTGCTCATGCAGGCGAACTTCGCCGAACTCGGCATCAAGTCCGAGATCCGCAAGGTGCCGTGGGCGCTCTACACGGAGCAGGTCGCCAAGCCCGAGAACACGCCCAACATCTCGCAGATATTCGTGAACGCGGTCACCGGGGATCCCGATACGCTGCTCTACCCGATGTACCACTCTTCGGTCGCGGGAACGTGGCAGTCGCCCGAATATCTGAAGGACGACAAGGTCGACGAACTCCTGGCCAAGGGCCGTACCGTCACCGATCCCGCCGAACGCGAGGCGGCCTATGCCGAACTCAACGACCGGCTGATGGAGATCGCGCCGACGATCTACGGCTATGATCGCCAGTCCCTGTTCGCCGCGTCCAATCGCGTGAAAGCCCCGGCGCTCAGCGATCCGGAGAAGGCGTTCGGGCTCGACGGAATGGGCTTCTCCTTCCGGCTCATGGAAATGACGGGCGAGTAGCGCCCGCAACCCGCGGGGCCGGCGACTGGCGCCGGCCCTTCGCAAACGGACATACGATCATGCCGCCTGTCGTCCGCCTCCTCGCGAAGCGGCTAGGGACTTCGCTCATCGTGTTGGCGGGGGTCTCGATGCTGATATTCGCCATTGCCCGGATCATTCCCGGCGATCCCGCCCGCATCGCGCTGGGGCCGAACGCCACGGCCGAGCAACTCGCGATGCTGCGCGAACGGCTGCATCTCGACGATTCCATCGTCGTGCAATACGCGTATTTCATCCGTGATCTGTTCCAAGGAGATCTCGGCATCTCCCTCTACACGAACCGTCCGGTGACCGCCGACATCGCGCAGTTCCTGCCAGCCACGCTGGAGCTGATCGTCGTGGCCGGACTGATGATGGTGCTGGTCGGCTTGCCGCTCGGGATCATCTCGGCGCGCTACCGGGGGTCGTGGGCGGACAATCTCATCCGCCTGGTGACGCTGCTCGGCGTGTCCGCGCCAAGCTTCGTGTGGGCGGTCATCCTCATGCTGCTCTTCGCTTTCTTCCTGCCGATCTTCCCGATCGCGGGCCGCATCACCGACAGCTACACGATCGATCCGGTCACCGGCTTCCTGTTCATCGATACGCTGCTGGCGGGCAATGTTGCCGCTTTCGGCGATGCCGCATGGCACATCATACTGCCGGCCTTCGCGCTGGCGCTCTCTGGGATCGGGCAGGCGGCCCGTCTGACGCGCTCCAACATGGTGGAGACCTACGACAAGCCGTACATCGAGATGGCGCAGTCCTACGGATTCCCGGAATCGAAGATCGCGCGCCGCTTCGCCTTCCGCCCATCGCTCATCCCGTCGCTCACCATCATCGGTCTGGATTTCGCGGCGATGCTCGGCAACGCGTTCCTTGTCGAGGCGGTGTTCGCGTGGCCGGGGCTCTCCCGCTACGGCGTCGCCGTCATCCTCAGGAAAGACCTGAACGCCATCGTCGGCACGGTCCTCATCATCTCGGCCATGTTCCTCGTCGTGAACATCGTGGTCGACCTCCTGATCGCCTTCATCAATCCGCGCATCCGTTTGTCGCAGAGGGCTGCATGAAGCGGACGCTCTTCATCCTGCTTCGCAATCCGCTGTCGGTGATCGGCCTGATCCTGGTCGGAACCGTCGTCCTATCGGCCATCTTCGCCGATTTCATCGCGCCTTTTCCCAGCCACAGCGGAGCCGTCGTCGACTTCGCCAACTTCAACAAGGCGCCGGAATGGCCCTATATCTTCGGAACCGATCTCGTCGGCCGGGATCTCTTTTCGCGCATCCTCTACGCCTACCGCATCTCGCTGCTTCTCGGCGTGGTGGTGCTAGCGGTCGCGGTTCCCGTGGGTGTCACCATCGGCCTCGTCGCGGGTTACGTGGGCGGCTGGACCGAATACGTGCTGATGCGGGTGACGGACGTTTTCCTGTCCATCCCGCCGCTGGTTCTCGCGCTCTCGATGATGGGGTTGCTGGAGCCGACGCTGACCAACGGCATGTTGGCGGTCACGGTGATGTGGTGGCCCTGGTACACGCGGCTCGTCTACAATCTCACCCGCTCGGAGAAGGAAGAAGGCTACGTGCTCGCGGCGGAGGTGATCGGCGCGTCGAAAGCGCATGTGATCTTCCGCGAAATCCTGCCGAACTGCGTGCCGTCGATCGTCACCAAGATGACGCTCGACCTCGGCTTCGTCATCCTCATCGCCTCCTCGCTCTCATTCCTCGGGCTCGGTGTGCAGCCGCCCACGCCTGACCTGGGTTCCATGGTGGCCGACGGCGCAAAGTACTTGCCCGATTCCTGGTGGCTGACCGTGTTTCCGGGGCTCGCCATCCTTGTCGCGGTCTTCGGCTTCAACCTGCTCGGCGATGCTCTGCGGGACGTGCTCGGAGCCGAGCAATGACCGCGCCGACGCTTCTTATCCGGGACCTGCACCTCGGCTTCCGCGGCTGGGCCGGGCAGGTCGACGTGCTGCACGGAATCTCCCTCCATATCAACAAGGGCGAGCGGGTGGCGCTCGTGGGCGAGTCCGGTTCGGGCAAGTCGGTCACCGCGCGCATCGTCCTGGGGCTCCTGCAGCAGACACGCAGTGCTAGGGTATCGGGACTGGTCGCGTTCGATGGCCGCGATCTCGCCGAACTGTCGGAGACGGAACGGCATCGTCTGCGCGGCAACCGCATGTCGATGATCTTTCAGGATCCGATGTCCTCGCTCAATCCGGTCTTTCGCATCGGCGAGCAGTTCCACGAGGTGCTGAAGCGGGCGGAGCCCGGCATAGGTCCGGTCGCGGCGGGGGACAAGGCCGCCGCCGCGCTGGCGGACGTCGCCATTCCCGATCCGCAGCGGGCGCTCGATTCCTACGCGTTCCAGCTTTCGGGTGGCATGAACCAGCGCGTCATGATTGCGATGGCGCTGGCCAACGAACCTTCGCTGCTGATCGCCGACGAACCGGGCACCGCCCTCGACGTCACCGTCCAGGCGCAGACTTTGCAGCTGATGCGCGCCCTCGTGGAGAAGCATCGCACCTCGGTGCTGTTCATCTCGCACAATCTCGGCGTGGTCCGCGAGTTCGCCGACCGGGTCTACGTTATCTACAAGGGCCGGATCGTCGAACACGGGCGCACCGCCGATCTGTTCGCCGATCCGCGCCATCCCTATACCCGCGCGCTGCTTTCGGCCGTGCCGCGCATCACCGGAGAGGGCATCCCGGAAATCGAGGACGTTTCGGAGTACTACTTCCAGCCGCTGGTCGTGCACGACGGGTGTGCCGAGCCGGAGATTGCCGGATGACGCATTTCCTTTCGCTTCGGTCGGTCTCCAAGATTTTCGCCCAGGGCGGTCATGAGGTGCGGGCCGTCGAAGACGTCTCCATCGACGTCGAGGAAGGCGAATGCCTCGCCATCGTCGGCGAGAGCGGCTCGGGCAAATCGACGATCGCCAACATGATCCTCGGCATCTATCCCCCTTCGATCGGCACGATCTCCTACCGGGGTGAGTTGCTGCCTGCGCGACGCACGCTTGCCCATCGTCGCGCGATCCAGCTCGTTCAGCAGAACCCGCTGTCTTCTCTCAATCCGCAACGCTCGGTCGGCGCATCCCTGCGCCTGCCGCTGGACGTCCATGGCCTCGGAGAACGAGCGCGGCGCCGCGATCGGGTCGGGCAACTGCTCGAAGAGGTGGGGCTGCCGGCGGACTATGCACGGCGCTCGCCGGGATCGCTTTCGGGCGGTCAGCGCCAGCGCGTGGCGATTGCGAGGGCGCTTGCCTGCGAATCCGAACTCGTGGTGCTCGACGAACCGACGTCGGCGCTCGACGTGCTGGTCCAGGCCCGGGTGCTGAAGCTGCTGGACGGCCTGCGCCGCAAGCGGGGCCTGACCTACGTCTTCATCACCCACGATCTCTCCGTCGTTCGCAACATCGCCGATCGCGTCGCGGTCTTCGAGCGCGGCCGGTTGGTCGAGCTCAACCAGACCGGAAAGATCTTTTCCGATCCGGATCACGACTACACGCGCCGTCTCATCGGCGCCGTCCCGGTCGTCACCGCCGAAGAGGTTCGGCTGCGCGACCGTCTCATGAAGAAGGAAAATGCAAGTGCCTGACTACGCGAAGTTCCTCACGGCGGCGGGCGCCGCCGGGCCGCAGCCGCAGCCCGTATTCGATGCCCTCTGCGCACTGACGCAGGAACTGGTGGGCGCCAGACTCTTCACCATCATGACCAGCGACCGCGCGCATCGGGTCAATGCGCGGGTCTATTCGAACATGCCAGACGCTTATCCGGTCTCGGGAACGAAGCCGGCTAACGAGACCGACTGGTCTCGTCAGGTGATCGGCGAAAGGAAGACTTTCGTCGCCAATGACATCGAGGGAATCAAGGCCGTGTTCGACGACTGGAAACTGATCCGCTCGCTCGGCTGCGAGAGCGTCATGAACGTGCCGATCCTGATCGACGGCGAGGTCGCCGGAACCATCAACTGCCTGGACGCGGCGGGCCACTACACGCCCGAACGCGTCGAGGCCGCCGAAGCGCTCAAGCTGCCCGGCCTCGTCTGCCTTCTGCTGCACGACCGAACGAACCGAAAGGGAGCCTGATCCATGGCCGAGACCACCATCCGCGTCGCGACCGACGTCGGCGGCACCTTCACCGACCTCGTCTGCTTCGAGACCGATGCTGCGACCGGGGAAGCGCGCGTCATCACGGCCAAGTCCGACACGACGCCGCCCAACTTCGAGGAGGGCGTTCTCAACGTGCTGGCCAAGGGTGGTGTCGATCCGGCATCGATCGACTTTCTGGCGCATGGCACAACCGTCGTCATCAATGCCCTGACCGAGCGCAAGGGCGTGAAGGTAGGGCTGATCACGACCGAAGGCTTCCGCGACACGCTGGAGATCGCGCGCGGCAACCGTCCGGACTTCTTCAACCTGCACTACGAGAAGCCCAAACCCTTCGTGCCGCGTTACCTGCGGCGTGAGCTCCCCGAACGCACAAGCTACAAGGGCGAGGAACTGAAGCCGCTCGACCTCGCCGGACTGCCGGCCATCCTTGAGGACTTTAAGGCCGACGGTGTCCAGGCGGTCGCGATCTCCTTCCTGCATTCCTACGCAGACCCCACGCACGAGGAGCGGACGATGGCGGAGGTGCAAAAGCTCTGGCCCGAGGTCTCCGTCGTCTCATCGCACCAGATCACGCGCGAATGGCGCGAATACGAGCGAACCAACACCGCCGTGCTTTCCGCCTACGTCCAGCCGATCGCCGAGCGCTACCTGTCGCGGCTCGCCAACGGGCTGAGAGAGAAGGGGCTGAAAGGCAGCCCCTACATCATGCAGTCAAACTGCGGCGTGGACTCGCTCGAATCCGTATCGAAGATCCCGATCACGATGGTCGAATCCGGCCCGGCTTCCGGCTTCTGGGGCGCCGCCGAACTCGGCAAGCTTATCGGCGAGCCGAACGTACTGGCGCTCGATATTGGCGGCACGACCGCGAAGTGCTCGCTGATCGAGGACGGCGAAGTAAAGATCAAGACCGACTACTGGATCGAGCGCGACCGCACCTCGGCCGGTTATCCGATCATGGTGCCCGTCGTCGATCTCGTGGAGATCGGCAACGGGGGCGGTTCGATCGCGTGGGTCGACGATTTCGGCAAGCTGCATGTCGGGCCGCAGTCGGCAGGCGCTATGCCCGGTCCGGCCGCCTATGGACGCGGCGGCAGCGACGCCACCACGACGGATGCCAATCTCTGGCTCGGCCGCATCAACCGGGACTATTTCTGTGGCGGCGAGGTGGTTGCCGACATGGCCGCTGCCGAGACCGCGCTTGCTGGCGTGGCCGAGAAGCTCGGCGTGGACACCGACGAGGCGGCGCGCGGCATCATCCGCATCGCCAACAACAACATGGTCAACGCGCTCAAGCTCGTATCGCTCAACCGCGGCCACGATCCGCGCGACTTCACGCTGGTCGCCTTCGGTGGCGGCGGCGCCATGCACGGCGTTGCGCTCGGCCAGGAACTCGGGGTGAAGAAGGTGGTGGTGCCGGCTGGTGCATCCGTCTTCTCGGCCTGGGGCATGATGATGTCGGACCTGCGCCGCGACTACTTCGTCACCCGGCTGGCCGAACTGAAGCCGGGCTCGGCCGTCGGCATAGAAGCGATCTTCGCGGAGACGGAGGACCGTGCGCGCCAGCAGTTTACGCAGGAAGGCGTCGCGGCCGACAAGGTGAAGATGCTGCGT
This region includes:
- a CDS encoding ABC transporter permease, with the translated sequence MPPVVRLLAKRLGTSLIVLAGVSMLIFAIARIIPGDPARIALGPNATAEQLAMLRERLHLDDSIVVQYAYFIRDLFQGDLGISLYTNRPVTADIAQFLPATLELIVVAGLMMVLVGLPLGIISARYRGSWADNLIRLVTLLGVSAPSFVWAVILMLLFAFFLPIFPIAGRITDSYTIDPVTGFLFIDTLLAGNVAAFGDAAWHIILPAFALALSGIGQAARLTRSNMVETYDKPYIEMAQSYGFPESKIARRFAFRPSLIPSLTIIGLDFAAMLGNAFLVEAVFAWPGLSRYGVAVILRKDLNAIVGTVLIISAMFLVVNIVVDLLIAFINPRIRLSQRAA
- a CDS encoding GAF domain-containing protein, whose translation is MPDYAKFLTAAGAAGPQPQPVFDALCALTQELVGARLFTIMTSDRAHRVNARVYSNMPDAYPVSGTKPANETDWSRQVIGERKTFVANDIEGIKAVFDDWKLIRSLGCESVMNVPILIDGEVAGTINCLDAAGHYTPERVEAAEALKLPGLVCLLLHDRTNRKGA
- a CDS encoding ABC transporter substrate-binding protein; this translates as MNKTTRMLSAALLAATFLTPAMIAQASAQSVLRLDEVAVGELDPGKATDYADSILMFNVYDTLVLPIQGGPGYAPHLAESWEAEGSDFVFKLREDVKFQSGNPLTAEDVVFSFDRMKELGQGLSFVFDKVESAEAVDEHTVRFNLTEAYSPFIASLVRLPIIDKKLVMENLGEGEGEMKDWGQAYLSGNSAGTGAYAVVSHNPQQETVMEKNPDYFLGVPDVAPDQVRLRYGLEAATVRTLIAQGEHDISSQWLPPEVLKSLAADGAQILTETGGGAFYVKMNTQKPPLDDVNCRMALAKAYDYAAGITMVAVTDDVAQGSPSTGAVPVGMFGANPAEDVLKRDLEAAKQRLADCKYSPEDFTLELSWIGEVPIEERFALLMQANFAELGIKSEIRKVPWALYTEQVAKPENTPNISQIFVNAVTGDPDTLLYPMYHSSVAGTWQSPEYLKDDKVDELLAKGRTVTDPAEREAAYAELNDRLMEIAPTIYGYDRQSLFAASNRVKAPALSDPEKAFGLDGMGFSFRLMEMTGE
- a CDS encoding ABC transporter ATP-binding protein; protein product: MTAPTLLIRDLHLGFRGWAGQVDVLHGISLHINKGERVALVGESGSGKSVTARIVLGLLQQTRSARVSGLVAFDGRDLAELSETERHRLRGNRMSMIFQDPMSSLNPVFRIGEQFHEVLKRAEPGIGPVAAGDKAAAALADVAIPDPQRALDSYAFQLSGGMNQRVMIAMALANEPSLLIADEPGTALDVTVQAQTLQLMRALVEKHRTSVLFISHNLGVVREFADRVYVIYKGRIVEHGRTADLFADPRHPYTRALLSAVPRITGEGIPEIEDVSEYYFQPLVVHDGCAEPEIAG
- a CDS encoding ABC transporter ATP-binding protein, which translates into the protein MTHFLSLRSVSKIFAQGGHEVRAVEDVSIDVEEGECLAIVGESGSGKSTIANMILGIYPPSIGTISYRGELLPARRTLAHRRAIQLVQQNPLSSLNPQRSVGASLRLPLDVHGLGERARRRDRVGQLLEEVGLPADYARRSPGSLSGGQRQRVAIARALACESELVVLDEPTSALDVLVQARVLKLLDGLRRKRGLTYVFITHDLSVVRNIADRVAVFERGRLVELNQTGKIFSDPDHDYTRRLIGAVPVVTAEEVRLRDRLMKKENASA
- a CDS encoding ABC transporter permease, encoding MKRTLFILLRNPLSVIGLILVGTVVLSAIFADFIAPFPSHSGAVVDFANFNKAPEWPYIFGTDLVGRDLFSRILYAYRISLLLGVVVLAVAVPVGVTIGLVAGYVGGWTEYVLMRVTDVFLSIPPLVLALSMMGLLEPTLTNGMLAVTVMWWPWYTRLVYNLTRSEKEEGYVLAAEVIGASKAHVIFREILPNCVPSIVTKMTLDLGFVILIASSLSFLGLGVQPPTPDLGSMVADGAKYLPDSWWLTVFPGLAILVAVFGFNLLGDALRDVLGAEQ
- a CDS encoding hydantoinase/oxoprolinase family protein, with the translated sequence MAETTIRVATDVGGTFTDLVCFETDAATGEARVITAKSDTTPPNFEEGVLNVLAKGGVDPASIDFLAHGTTVVINALTERKGVKVGLITTEGFRDTLEIARGNRPDFFNLHYEKPKPFVPRYLRRELPERTSYKGEELKPLDLAGLPAILEDFKADGVQAVAISFLHSYADPTHEERTMAEVQKLWPEVSVVSSHQITREWREYERTNTAVLSAYVQPIAERYLSRLANGLREKGLKGSPYIMQSNCGVDSLESVSKIPITMVESGPASGFWGAAELGKLIGEPNVLALDIGGTTAKCSLIEDGEVKIKTDYWIERDRTSAGYPIMVPVVDLVEIGNGGGSIAWVDDFGKLHVGPQSAGAMPGPAAYGRGGSDATTTDANLWLGRINRDYFCGGEVVADMAAAETALAGVAEKLGVDTDEAARGIIRIANNNMVNALKLVSLNRGHDPRDFTLVAFGGGGAMHGVALGQELGVKKVVVPAGASVFSAWGMMMSDLRRDYFVTRLAELKPGSAVGIEAIFAETEDRARQQFTQEGVAADKVKMLRYGKFRYQNQEHTTEVLIADGAVTDERLAEIEASFHETYEREYTYRLDAPVEMVGIHLVASAEVGKLAMAKREPTGTPAESALKGHRDVDYALEGVKKAAIYDGTKLESGMRFTGPAIVEDPGTTVVIHPGNQVEIDGYGNIHITLAG